CAGCACGACACCACCATCGGCGCCAACTGGTACCTCACCAGCCACTTCAAGTTCCAGGCCAACTACAGCTGGGTGGATTCCTCGCGCAATGGCGTGCATGAAACCCCGCACGTGATGGAACTGCGCGCGCAGGTGCAGTTCTAAGCAACGCTGCGGCGATGTAGCGCGCGGGCAACGCATCGCCGCGCGCTGGTTTCGCCCACGCAGTGCTGTCGTTGCGAACGGCAGCAGGCAATGCCATACGGCCGCATCCAGTCACGGGTGCGGCCGTTGCCGTTTTGGGACGCGTGACCAGGCGATGGCTGCGCGTACGGGAGCAGATCGCCATACTTGCACGATGTATGCATCGCAACGCCGCCGTCTGCTGCTCACCCTGGCCATCGTGCTGGGCGGGATGGTCGTGGCCATGCTGGCGGCCGGGCATTTTGTCGAACAGAGTGCGCTGCGCGACGAAAGCGTTACCGTGCGCCGGCAGTTGCGGCTCTATGCGCAGGCGCTGCAGCAGCGCATCGACCGCTATCGCACCCTGCCGCAGATCCTGGCGCTGGACCCGGAACTGCGCGCTGCGGTGTCCGGCCCGCTGTCGCCGGCCCAGGTGGATGCGCTCAACCGCAAGCTCGAACGCGCCAACAACGTCACCCAGTCGTCCACGCTGACCCTGATCGACCGCAACGGCATCGCGCTGGCAGCCAGCAACTGGCGTGCGGCGCGCAGCAACGTGGGCGTGGACTACGCATTCCGCCCCTACTACCAGCAGGCGCTGGCCACCGGCAGCGGCAGTTTTTACGGCATCGGCATGACGACCAGCGAGCCGGGCTATTTCCTGTCGCAGGCCATCGTGGACGCTGCCGGCCAGGTGCAGGGCGTGGTGGTGATCAAGATCGCGCTGGCCGCGCTGGAACGCGAATGGCTGCAGACGCCGGACATCGTGCTGGCCTCCGACGCGCACGGGGTGGTGTTCCTGGCCAGCCGCCCCACCTGGCGCTACCGCATGCTGGCGCCGCTCACCCCGCGCGACCGCACCGAACTGCAGCGCACCCGCCAGTACGCCGACCAGGGGCTGTTGCCGCTGCGCCGCCGGCTGATCGAACAGACCGGCAACGGCGGCGTGCTGGCCGAGGTACGCGACCCGCCCTTGGGTGCACCGGTGCTGTGGCAGACCCTGGAAGTGCCGGAAAGCGGCTGGCGCCTGCATCTGCTGCACGACACCCGCGCCAGCGCAGCCGCCGGCCGCGCAGCGGCCATCGCCGCCGCCGGCACCTGGCTGGCGCTGGCCTTGCTGTGGTTGTTCGTGCAGCAGCGGCGGCGCCTGTCGGCGCTGCGCCAGCGCAGCCGGAACGAACTGGAGACGCTGCTGCAACAACATGCCGAAGAACTGCGCACCGCCCAGGACGGTGTGGTGGCCGCCGCGCAGCAGTCCAACGCCGGCCTGAGCCGCAGCCTGGAACACCTGCCGCAGGGCGTGGTGGTGATCGACGAGGCGCTCAAGCTGGTGGCATGGAATTCGCGCTATGTGGAGCTGTTTCGCTTTCCACCGGAACTGCTCAAGATCGGCCGCCCGATCGAGGACCTGTTCCGCTTCAACGCCCGCCGCGGCTTGCTGGGTCCCGGGCCGATCGAGGCGGCCATCGAGCGCCGCCTGAATCACCTGCGCAGTGGCAAGCCGCATATGCGCGAGAGCGAGAAGGAAGACGGCACGGTGCTGGAAATCCGCGGCAATCCGCTACCCGACGGCGGGTTTGTCACCAGCTATGCCGACATCACCAGCTACAAGAACGCCGCGCGCGAACTGCGCTCGCTGGCCGATGCGCTGGAGCACCGCGTGGCCGAGCGCACCCGCGACCTGGCCGCCGCCAAGCGCGAAGCCGAAAGCGCCAATCGCTACAAGACTCGCTTCGTTGCGTCGGCCGTGCACGATCTGCTGCAACCGCTCAACGCCGCGCGCATGTTCGTGTCGGTACTGCGTGGGCAGGTGCGCGACCCCGCCGGCAAGCGCGTGGTCGACAATATCGACGGCGCGCTCGCCGCGCAGGATGCAATCCTCAACAGCCTGCTCGATATCTCGCGGCTGGAGGCCGGCAGCCTGAAGACGCAGGTGCGCGACTTCGCACTCGCCCCGCTGATGGAGACGTTGGCACGCGAGTTCGGCATCCTGGCCGAAGACCGCGGACTGGCGCTGGATTACGTGCCCACCTCGGCAGTGGTGTTGAGCGACGAAACCCTGCTGCGCCGCATCCTGCAGAACTTTTTGTCCAACGCGATCCGCTACACCCCGCGCGGCCGCGTGCTGATGGGATGCCGGCGACGCGGCGGCTGGCTGCGCATCGAAGTGCACGACCAGGGCCCGGGCATTCCCGACGCCTTGCAGCATGAAATCTTCGAAGAGTTCCGCCGCCTGGACGATGGCGTGGCCAACGACCGCGGCGCCGGCCTGGGGCTGGCGATCGTCGAACGCATCGGCCGCCTGCTGGGCCACCGCGTCGGCCTGCGTTCCACGCTGGGCAGCGGCAGCGTGTTTTCGGTCAGCGTGCCGCTGGGCGAGCGCACTGCCATCGCCAGGCAGCAGTTGCCGCCCGCCGAGCCCGGCAACGACCCCATCCTGCACGGCTGCCGCGTGTGGTGCGTGGACGACGACCCGCGCGTGTGCGACGCCACCCGTGCCCTGCTCGAACGCTGGGAATGCCGGGTGGATTTTGCCGGCGGCCCGGACGCTGCGCTTGCCGGCGCCAGTGCCGACGATGCGCCGGAACTGTTGCTGCTGGATGTACGCATGGGCGCGCACTACGGCCCCATGCTGCTGCCGCGCCTGGTGGAACGCTGGCAGCGCGAGCCACGCATCATCCTGATCACCGCAGAACCGGACCCGGCCCTGCGCGAGCACGCACAGGAGCTGGGATGGGGCTTTCTCTCCAAGCCGGTGCGCCCGCCGGCCCTGCGTGCATTGATGACGCAAATGCTGTTGCGACGCGGATGATGCGCGCGGTCGGCAAACCTGCGTCTGCACATAGAACCTGATGACCGGCTCGCCTCCAGGATGTCGGGTTTCTGACCGCAAGAAGACCGCATGATGTCCTGCCACGCGGCATGTGTCTTATGCCGTGATTTGCAGGCCCTGCCCTGCAGCGTGTGCGGTCTGTTGGCTCGTTTCAGCGCACCGAAATGCGCGCGATTTCAATCGCGCTTGCCTGAGGGCGATACGGTGCATGCGCATCTGTGTGTGCAAGAGTGCGCTTGCACACGCACCCACCCGATTTTTCTCCCCCCGGAAAATTTGGAGCCATCATGCCTGCCTGATGTTCGCCTCGTTGCTTGTCGCCGGCTGCGCGGCAGATCTGCCGGTGCAGGCTGCAACGCCACCCGCCGCCGTGCAGCCGGCTGGCCCGGTGCGCGCGGAGATCGACCCGTCCACGCTGCACACCTTGAACCGCGTGCTGGATCAGGTCTCCAACCATCGCGGTCTGAGCGCTGGGCATCTGATCAAGGTGATCTCGGCGGAATTTCTTGGCACGCCGTATTAGGCCAATATGCTGCAGGGCTCGGCCACCACGCCGGAGAAGTTGATCATTGATTTCAGGGGTCTGGATTGCTTCACCTATCTGGACTACGTGGAGGCGGCGCGCCACGCCTATTCGCAGCAGGATTTCGTCGACCGCCTGATCCTGACCCGTTACGTCGATGGCATCGTGGGCTTTACCACGCGCAAGCACTTCTTCTCGGACTGGGTCACCCGCTTCTACCCGCTTGCCGAGGACATCACCGCAGCGCTGAGCTCCAAGGCCGTGCGCGTGGACAAGGCGCTCAACCTGAAAGCCGACGGCAGCTTCTACCTGCCCGGTTTGCCGGTGGTGCAGCGGACCATCACCTACATCCCCGCCGCCGATGTGGATCGCCAGGTCATCCGACAACTGCGTAGCGGCGACTATATCGGCAGATACTCCCCGGCCGCCGGGCTGGATGTCAGCCATGTCGGCATCTTCCTGCAGACCGAACAGGGCCCGGTGCTCCGCAATGCCTCGTCGCGACCGGAAAACGAGAAGGTGGTGGATTCGCCGTTCATGGAATACGTCGGCAGAACCGTCGGCATCGTGGTCTATCGGCCAAAGCCCTGAGGACAGCCTGACCTGGACACCTTGTGTCCACATCGACCCAGGTCCAACGCGCATCGTGGGAGCGGCCCCGGCCGCGAGGGCCGTCCCCTGATGGCAACGCCCTCGCGGCCAGGGCCGCTCCTACAGGGGCAAGAGCAGCCTGCCACGACGGCGCACCCGGCCATCGATCCGGAGGATCGGGCAAGGATGGCGGATAACCAGGCTCACGCTGGCCTGCCGGTTGGCGGCAATGTGCATCGCACACCACATGCCGCCAACCGCAGGAGGAACCACGCATGACCCAGACACGTTCGTTGAACCAGTATCGTCTGCTCGGCCGCTCCGGGCTGCGCGTCTCGCCGCTCTCGCTGGGCACCATGACCTTCGGCGAAGAATGGGGCTGGGGCGCCGATGCCAAGGAGGCCGAGCGCATCTTCGCCGCCTACGCCGAGCGCGGCGGCAACGTGATCGACACCGCGGTCAACTACACCAACGGCGGCGCCGAGCGCATCGTCGGCAAGCTGATCAGGAAGCGTCGCGAGCGCTTCGTGCTGGCCACCAAGTTCACCATGGCGCGCGATGCGGACAACATCAACTCCGGCGGCAATCACCGCCTGAACCTGATCCGTTCGGTCGAGACCAGCCTGCGTCAGCTCGACACCGATCGCATCGACCTGCTGTACCTGCATGCCTGGGATTTCACCACCTCGCCGGAGGAAGTGATGCGCGGGCTGGATCACCTGGTGCAATCGGGCAAGGTGCTGTACCTGGGCATCTGCAATACCTCGGCCTGGCGTGTAGCGCAACTGCAGACCCTGGCCGACCTGCGCGGCTGGGCGCCGCTGGTGGCGCTGCAGATCGAATACAGCCTGGTCGAACGCAGCGTCGAACACGAACTGATGCCGATGGCGCGCGAGCTGGGCCTGGGCGTGTTGCCGTGGTCGCCGTTGGGCGGCGGCATCCTGACCGGCAAGTACAGCCGCGATGATCTGTCTGACGACAATGCCGCAGAGGTGGCGACCAGCCGCAAGGGCGTGATTGCCTCCACCGGTCATCTCAACGCACGTTCGCTGGACATCGCCGATGTGGTCGGCAGCATCGCCGAGGAACTGGGCGCCTCGCGCTCGCAGGTGGCGCTGGCCTGGACCTTGCAACATCCTGCGGTGGTCTCGCCGTTGGTGGGTGCGCGCACGCTGCAGCAGGCCGAAGACAACTTCGGCGCGCTGGACATCGTGTTCAGCGACGAGCAGCTGGCCCGCCTGGATCAGGCCAGTGCGCTGGCGCCGATCTTCCCCGAACGCTTCATCGGCCGGCCGATGGCGCAGCAGTTGATCTACGGCACGCATGCATTGCAGCTGCGCAGCTGAGACCGGAGTGACCGCATGAGCAGATCGTCCACCTTCGCAGCGTCACTGTTGATCGCCGTGGCGTGCATCGCGGGCACCGGAGCCACCGCCCCGGCGGCGGCGGCCGACAGCTGCGTCGACCAGGCGCTGCAGCCTTGCAACAAGCGCATCGTCGATGCGGCCTTTCCACGCTGGGAAGCCGGTGGCGGCAACCCCGCCCAACTCGAACGCAGGACACGCCGATGACCGATGCGCGCATGGGCATCGCCGTGGCCATGGCGCTTGGCGCCGGTGCGGCGGTGGCCTGCCATGCCGCCGCCATGGCCAGCGCCGCCCACCCCGCACCCCGCACCCCGACATCCTCGTCCTTGCCGGAACACACGCCCATGCAAACACCCCCCTACCTCGGCATGTGGGTCACCGGCGACGGCAGGATCCGCCAGGCCTTGCTGGCCAACGGCCGCTACGACGAAGCGCGCGATGCACGCCAAAGCGCCTATCAGCGCCGTTACGAAATCGCCGGCACCACCATCCGCTATTGGGATGACACCGGATTCACGGCCGATGGCCGTTTCGTCAGCCCCGACGAACTGCACCACGGCGGCATGATCTTCCATCGCGAACGGGCGGACTGACATGCCACCGCATCGCCGCAGTCCGCCGCACCGTCTTGTGACCTCCCCCGCGTTGCGCCGCGCATGGCGCAGGCGCTGCGCAGCCACGTTGCCGTCGTCTACGCAAACCGCTGAAAGCAGCGGCAATTCTGTACCGACACCATCGCACCCCTCTCAAGGACACCATGGAGACTGTCGTGATTTCAGGCGTCGGCTCGGGCATGGGCCTGCTCACTGCGCAAACGCCGATCCGCGCCGGCGATGCGGTCTATGCGGGCGTGCGCGATCCGCATGGCCGCAGCACGGCCCGCCGGCAGGCGCTGGAGGCTTACGCCGGCGACCACGGCGGCTATGTGCAGGTGGTCGCTCTGGACATCCACCATGCGCACTCGTGCCAGGACGCAGTCGATGGCGTGGTCGCCGCGCACGGCCGCCTGGATGCGGTGATCCACAACGCCGCGCATCTGTTCACCGGCAGCGCCGAGGGCTTCACCCCGGAGCAGCTGGCCGACAGTTTCGATACCAATGCGATAGGTGCGCACCGGCTCAACCGCGCAGCGCTGCCGCACCTGCGCCGCCAGGGCGATGGGGTGTTGCTGTACGTCGGCAGCACCATCACCCGCATCGTGGCGCCCTTCATGATGCCGTACGTGGCCGGTATGC
The window above is part of the Xanthomonas cassavae CFBP 4642 genome. Proteins encoded here:
- a CDS encoding hybrid sensor histidine kinase/response regulator — translated: MYASQRRRLLLTLAIVLGGMVVAMLAAGHFVEQSALRDESVTVRRQLRLYAQALQQRIDRYRTLPQILALDPELRAAVSGPLSPAQVDALNRKLERANNVTQSSTLTLIDRNGIALAASNWRAARSNVGVDYAFRPYYQQALATGSGSFYGIGMTTSEPGYFLSQAIVDAAGQVQGVVVIKIALAALEREWLQTPDIVLASDAHGVVFLASRPTWRYRMLAPLTPRDRTELQRTRQYADQGLLPLRRRLIEQTGNGGVLAEVRDPPLGAPVLWQTLEVPESGWRLHLLHDTRASAAAGRAAAIAAAGTWLALALLWLFVQQRRRLSALRQRSRNELETLLQQHAEELRTAQDGVVAAAQQSNAGLSRSLEHLPQGVVVIDEALKLVAWNSRYVELFRFPPELLKIGRPIEDLFRFNARRGLLGPGPIEAAIERRLNHLRSGKPHMRESEKEDGTVLEIRGNPLPDGGFVTSYADITSYKNAARELRSLADALEHRVAERTRDLAAAKREAESANRYKTRFVASAVHDLLQPLNAARMFVSVLRGQVRDPAGKRVVDNIDGALAAQDAILNSLLDISRLEAGSLKTQVRDFALAPLMETLAREFGILAEDRGLALDYVPTSAVVLSDETLLRRILQNFLSNAIRYTPRGRVLMGCRRRGGWLRIEVHDQGPGIPDALQHEIFEEFRRLDDGVANDRGAGLGLAIVERIGRLLGHRVGLRSTLGSGSVFSVSVPLGERTAIARQQLPPAEPGNDPILHGCRVWCVDDDPRVCDATRALLERWECRVDFAGGPDAALAGASADDAPELLLLDVRMGAHYGPMLLPRLVERWQREPRIILITAEPDPALREHAQELGWGFLSKPVRPPALRALMTQMLLRRG
- a CDS encoding N-acetylmuramoyl-L-alanine amidase-like domain-containing protein; the protein is MLQGSATTPEKLIIDFRGLDCFTYLDYVEAARHAYSQQDFVDRLILTRYVDGIVGFTTRKHFFSDWVTRFYPLAEDITAALSSKAVRVDKALNLKADGSFYLPGLPVVQRTITYIPAADVDRQVIRQLRSGDYIGRYSPAAGLDVSHVGIFLQTEQGPVLRNASSRPENEKVVDSPFMEYVGRTVGIVVYRPKP
- a CDS encoding aldo/keto reductase, with protein sequence MTQTRSLNQYRLLGRSGLRVSPLSLGTMTFGEEWGWGADAKEAERIFAAYAERGGNVIDTAVNYTNGGAERIVGKLIRKRRERFVLATKFTMARDADNINSGGNHRLNLIRSVETSLRQLDTDRIDLLYLHAWDFTTSPEEVMRGLDHLVQSGKVLYLGICNTSAWRVAQLQTLADLRGWAPLVALQIEYSLVERSVEHELMPMARELGLGVLPWSPLGGGILTGKYSRDDLSDDNAAEVATSRKGVIASTGHLNARSLDIADVVGSIAEELGASRSQVALAWTLQHPAVVSPLVGARTLQQAEDNFGALDIVFSDEQLARLDQASALAPIFPERFIGRPMAQQLIYGTHALQLRS
- a CDS encoding Atu4866 domain-containing protein, which produces MGIAVAMALGAGAAVACHAAAMASAAHPAPRTPTSSSLPEHTPMQTPPYLGMWVTGDGRIRQALLANGRYDEARDARQSAYQRRYEIAGTTIRYWDDTGFTADGRFVSPDELHHGGMIFHRERAD
- a CDS encoding SDR family NAD(P)-dependent oxidoreductase, encoding MISGVGSGMGLLTAQTPIRAGDAVYAGVRDPHGRSTARRQALEAYAGDHGGYVQVVALDIHHAHSCQDAVDGVVAAHGRLDAVIHNAAHLFTGSAEGFTPEQLADSFDTNAIGAHRLNRAALPHLRRQGDGVLLYVGSTITRIVAPFMMPYVAGMRWTQWPTPPPNRCNRWASRR